A part of Sugiyamaella lignohabitans strain CBS 10342 chromosome D, complete sequence genomic DNA contains:
- the NIP1 gene encoding Nip1p (eIF3c subunit of the eukaryotic translation initiation factor 3 (eIF3); involved in the assembly of preinitiation complex and start codon selection; GO_component: GO:0005737 - cytoplasm [Evidence IEA,IEA,IEA]; GO_component: GO:0005737 - cytoplasm [Evidence IDA] [PMID 11914276]; GO_component: GO:0005737 - cytoplasm [Evidence IDA] [PMID 1332047]; GO_component: GO:0010494 - cytoplasmic stress granule [Evidence IDA] [PMID 19470581]; GO_component: GO:0016282 - eukaryotic 43S preinitiation complex [Evidence IEA]; GO_component: GO:0033290 - eukaryotic 48S preinitiation complex [Evidence IEA]; GO_component: GO:0005852 - eukaryotic translation initiation factor 3 complex [Evidence IEA,IEA]; GO_component: GO:0005852 - eukaryotic translation initiation factor 3 complex [Evidence IDA] [PMID 9660829]; GO_component: GO:0005852 - eukaryotic translation initiation factor 3 complex [Evidence IDA,IPI] [PMID 9671501]; GO_component: GO:0043614 - multi-eIF complex [Evidence IDA] [PMID 11018020]; GO_component: GO:0043614 - multi-eIF complex [Evidence IDA] [PMID 15838098]; GO_function: GO:0003723 - RNA binding [Evidence IEA]; GO_function: GO:0003729 - mRNA binding [Evidence IDA] [PMID 23222640]; GO_function: GO:0003743 - translation initiation factor activity [Evidence IEA,IEA,IEA]; GO_function: GO:0003743 - translation initiation factor activity [Evidence IDA] [PMID 9671501]; GO_function: GO:0031369 - translation initiation factor binding [Evidence IEA]; GO_function: GO:0031369 - translation initiation factor binding [Evidence IDA,IPI] [PMID 15145951]; GO_process: GO:0001731 - formation of translation preinitiation complex [Evidence IEA]; GO_process: GO:0006446 - regulation of translational initiation [Evidence IEA]; GO_process: GO:0006412 - translation [Evidence IEA]; GO_process: GO:0006413 - translational initiation [Evidence IEA,IEA,IEA]; GO_process: GO:0006413 - translational initiation [Evidence IDA] [PMID 9671501]; GO_process: GO:0006413 - translational initiation [Evidence IGI,IMP] [PMID 9722586]), producing MSKFFAGSDSESSSSDEELYSSSGEEDKDVSSSEEESSEEDDSEDESSDEESDEETGGAKKGTPGYYMRNQFLKGGSSAGADSDEESEDEGKRIVKSAKDKLVDEIDASIKAIENAKRINDWVAISGEFDKVNRLAERAGKQYSTTPPQYINMLMELDEFAQEAVKNEKQAKKKMNASNSRALNTIKQRIKKTSKGFETKIAAYKSDPELYQRELKGETTPQPEATASFKKTTVASTTSTTVAAADDNDGFSTVGKAGKVLQYTPENIFKTLISIVESRGKKNTDRAEQIKTLEELNKVATTPYQKISVLLMLIPIRFDLTSAGSVVPTQNWKAAEQDIRALFTVLEENASTYRVSESASEPEDIEEGPTAGPDGVKEIPGSVTSLIERLDDEFTRALQNIDPHTTEYVDRLRDEADLYTLIIRGQLYLESSLKQGQQPHTSEALSRLLVRRLDHIYYKPTSVIINSERDAWDKIRSADVTSKQLITPRISGDVAVTDKSYTIQLIDRICSVLYQQQSTIFRSKAMLSHIYHYALNDYYFKARDLFLMSHLQSSIHTADPTIQVLYNRALVQVGLCAFRIGLIVECQQSLQEICSSSRLKELLGQGVTKFGQVSAPDKQRLLPFHMHINLELLECVYLTASLLIEIPLMASLGNSIDAKKKIVSKPFRRMLDYHDRQVFSGPAENTRDHIMQAGKALLNGDWTSSRDLLTSIKIWSLLSNAEEIKTMLGVKVQEEGLRTYIFNYGSCYQSLSISILSSLFELSERKVSAIVSKMIATEEIAAALDQKSNSIVFRKGVELSNLQVLAQALADKSVQLAERNERLAAGGHQLSEQGNTSGPNKPSGQSGQGDRYNNDRSSNQRGQNRQGNSGRRENQQPRPIRA from the coding sequence ATGTCCAAGTTTTttgctggttctgataGTGAGAGCTCGTCTTCGGACGAAGAACTGTACTCGTCCTCTGGAGAGGAGGATAAGGACGTTTCTTccagtgaagaagaatcttctgaagaagacgactcTGAAGATGAGTCGAGTGATGAAGAATCCGACGAGGAAACTGGAGGTGCTAAAAAAGGTACTCCCGGTTATTACATGAGAAATCAATTCTTGAAAGGAGGTTCTtcggctggtgctgattcCGACGAAGAGTCGGAGGATGAGGGCAAAAGAATTGTCAAATCTGCTAAAGACAAGcttgttgatgagattgaTGCTTCGATCAAAGCCATTGAGAATGCCAAGAGAATCAACGATTGGGTGGCTATTTCTGGAGAATTCGACAAGGTCAACCGTCTGGCCGAGCGTGCTGGTAAGCAATACAGTACCACTCCTCCTCAGTATATCAATATGTTAATGGAATTGGACGAGTTTGCTCAAGAGGCTGTTAAGAACGAGAAACAGGctaaaaagaagatgaatGCATCCAACAGCAGAGCCTTGAACACCATCAAGCAACGTATCAAGAAGACCTCTAAGGGCTTTGAGACTAAGATTGCTGCTTATAAGAGTGATCCCGAACTTTATCAACGTGAGTTGAAGGGTGAGACTACTCCTCAACCCGAGGCTACTGCCTCTTTCAAAAAGACCACTGTTGCCTCgaccactagcaccactgtggctgctgctgatgataaCGACGGATTCTCCACCGTTGGTAAGGCCGGCAAGGTGCTTCAATACACTCCTGAAAACATTTTCAAGACTCTTATTTCCATTGTCGAGTCTCGTGGTAAGAAGAATACTGATCGTGCTGAGCAGATCAAGACTCTTGAGGAACTCAACAAGGTGGCCACCACACCTTACCAAAAGatttctgttcttcttaTGTTGATTCCTATTAGATTCGATCTTACTTCTGCTGGTTCGGTCGTTCCTACTCAAAACTGGAAGGCTGCCGAACAAGATATTCGCGCTCTTTTCACTGTTCTAGAGGAGAATGCTTCTACATACCGAGTCAGCGAGTCTGCTAGCGAGCCTGAAGACATTGAGGAAGGACCCACTGCTGGTCCTGACGGAGTCAAAGAGATTCCTGGTAGTGTCACATCTCTTATTGAGCGTTTGGATGACGAGTTCACTCGTGCTCTTCAAAACATCGATCCTCACACAACCGAATATGTTGATAGATTACGTGACGAGGCTGATCTGTACACACTGATTATTCGTGGCCAGTTGTACTTGGAATCCAGCCTAAAACAAGGTCAACAACCTCATACATCCGAGGCTCTTAGCCGACTTTTAGTGCGAAGGCTCGATCACATCTACTATAAACCCACTTCAGTTATTATCAATTCTGAGCGTGACGCCTGGGACAAGATCCGTAGTGCCGATGTCACCTCTAAACAACTCATTACTCCTAGAATCTCTGGTGATGTTGCTGTTACTGATAAGAGCTACACTATCCAACTTATCGATAGAATCTGTTCTGTCCtctaccaacaacaaagCACTATTTTCAGATCCAAGGCTATGTTGAGTCATATCTACCACTATGCTTTGAACGACTACTATTTCAAGGCCCGTGACTTGTTTTTGATGTCGCATTTACAATCTTCCATCCACACTGCTGACCCCACCATCCAAGTCCTCTATAACAGAGCTCTTGTACAGGTTGGTTTGTGTGCCTTTAGAATCGGTTTGATTGTCGAGTGTCAACAATCATTACAAGAGATCTGCTCTTCGTCCCGTCTCAAGGAGCTTCTTGGCCAAGGTGTCACCAAGTTCGGTCAAGTCAGTGCTCCTGATAAGCAGAGATTACTGCCCTTCCACATGCACATCAATCTCGAGTTGTTGGAGTGTGTCTACCTGACTGCCTCTCTTCTCATCGAGATCCCACTCATGGCCTCTCTCGGCAACTCTATCGatgccaagaagaagattgtATCCAAGCCATTCCGTAGAATGCTCGACTACCATGACAGACAAGTTTTCAGCGGACCTGCTGAAAACACCCGTGATCACATTATGCAAGCTGGTAAGGCCCTGTTGAACGGTGACTGGACCAGTTCTCGTGACTTGCTGACCTCGATCAAAATCTGGTCTTTGCTCAGCAATGccgaagaaatcaagaccATGCTTGGCGTCAAGGTCCAAGAAGAGGGTCTCAGAACATACATTTTCAACTACGGCTCGTGTTACCAGTCACTGTCGATTTCCATACTGTCATCGCTGTTTGAGCTTTCCGAGCGCAAGGTGTCTGCTATTGTGTCCAAGATGATTGCTACTGAGGAGatcgctgctgctcttgatCAAAAGTCCAACTCGATTGTTTTCAGAAAGGGTGTTGAGCTCTCCAACTTGCAAGTTCTTGCCCAAGCTCTTGCCGACAAGTCCGTGCAACTGGCGGAAAGAAACGAGAGACTCGCTGCCGGTGGCCACCAGCTGTCTGAGCAAGGCAACACCAGCGGGCCAAACAAGCCCTCGGGACAATCTGGCCAGGGCGACCGTTACAACAACGACCGTTCGTCTAACCAAAGAGGCCAAAACAGACAGGGTAATAGCGGTCGTCGTGAGAACCAGCAGCCCAGACCCATCCGCGCTTAA
- the BLM10 gene encoding Blm10p (Proteasome activator; binds the core proteasome (CP) and stimulates proteasome-mediated protein degradation by inducing gate opening; required for sequestering CP into proteasome storage granule (PSG) during quiescent phase and for nuclear import of CP in proliferating cells; required for resistance to bleomycin, may be involved in protecting against oxidative damage; similar to mammalian PA200; GO_component: GO:0005737 - cytoplasm [Evidence IEA,IEA]; GO_component: GO:0016021 - integral component of membrane [Evidence ISM] [PMID 12192589]; GO_component: GO:0005634 - nucleus [Evidence IEA,IEA]; GO_component: GO:0005634 - nucleus [Evidence IDA] [PMID 12973301]; GO_component: GO:0005634 - nucleus [Evidence IDA] [PMID 15778719]; GO_component: GO:0005634 - nucleus [Evidence IDA] [PMID 22908043]; GO_component: GO:0000502 - proteasome complex [Evidence IDA] [PMID 15778719]; GO_component: GO:0005839 - proteasome core complex [Evidence IDA,IMP] [PMID 15778719]; GO_component: GO:0034515 - proteasome storage granule [Evidence IDA] [PMID 23982732]; GO_function: GO:0016504 - peptidase activator activity [Evidence IDA] [PMID 22025621]; GO_function: GO:0070628 - proteasome binding [Evidence IDA,IMP] [PMID 22025621]; GO_process: GO:0006281 - DNA repair [Evidence IEA]; GO_process: GO:0006974 - cellular response to DNA damage stimulus [Evidence IEA]; GO_process: GO:0043248 - proteasome assembly [Evidence IMP] [PMID 12973301]; GO_process: GO:0043248 - proteasome assembly [Evidence IGI] [PMID 17911101]; GO_process: GO:1990236 - proteasome core complex import into nucleus [Evidence IMP] [PMID 23982732]; GO_process: GO:0061136 - regulation of proteasomal protein catabolic process [Evidence IDA] [PMID 22025621]; GO_process: GO:1990237 - sequestration of proteasome core complex in proteasome storage granule [Evidence IMP] [PMID 23982732]), whose amino-acid sequence MWSLLPRSSLYDFQSLDLVATLVSDSISSKLVSFDKYGILTPEQLSIVFSAILRMLEVPVSYVGSPYVQSNETVSVKSDRDKKNRCARPIANLIVYSLSAESGLEPDGILDKLESLMHAVETFVHPSNQGAWTRNIMQTIAAMVEIFLLRWNVQSSDTVDCEGNPYKESVIPAERHLTDKVKDRFVRILRNATFLGIHAKSTTVVASSLEALQGLAYLSPDLIIPRLLGEVYPSLQGLVETHRTMSSLKALTVLARKISQVPKYALHITTLLGLAVPGIDANDLSKTLHSLSFIQAVALNVPFYDISENMGSGLAMETIAGSISYLEEHGKLPEIPEEMIPQVLKSSTASFDEFVIMVFDRIFAMLENLPDNSGTGSGSAKAARDSPEAQVSNALPPAVTAILGAVSPNLFKRIVNHVVDFVEHNVIHHAADPVAHICGCLIKVNPEVAFPKMFNMLYYKIKEEIEENGAGSTRSGSEILPRDRALIWYLSALNMVLAHAFAEAFVFKDQIMELTLYLREHCKGAIVFHVSNAIHHTLMTLTTTTSNDYSLVPEGDPVGLGDWGAKADTKNLKLKWHVPSRNEIEFAVDLYSKHCQVSTDALKLVVNQQGAEKKYSPTELSDLIANNITYIRTATSGVALLFDPKYGEKSGLNENVGDSEYEESVSQEMDSDSDASSFDEEDELMNNNLIAVDDDLDFEGEIVDLKKFREYPVNYFFDKHTKADDPLYRRIHELRLDLGKFLHEIHTYLSKNRENDIASFKALLFATKVWFSDVGMERSAKTLDSLLALYSYETKHFRIPGLRKDYPRPLLSRRAYLYHYERLAHNVGLRKMSDLDKTLLFDSVRSSMSIYSDVRRNGQSSLESAVKILIGSRSQVYPFVLRELNTALKCQEYTKAESAVRLLNLRVMQSSIKKDFKHMVPFIEYIKLAMQADYPNLNAVATSLYNYFATNIRLPLDVISIDMSSVDVLKPAEPETVINGEYRSVAERIEQLKAKKKDKRAKAEKEMNHLIDYLAGGKESKDQHWKLTAVNGGLFTAICSSPQMPIDARVLIQLGNGAMSPHPGIKAICMHGLFMISSKLFNLASSGYDYNRFLLNCDEDNILSDNGMIVDSSVPDFQAKFVAELENFENPTYFLDKGNANYGWLVWPKKFEADKAAYKDTLKFSEEDEKAIREFALIMTPEWIAAVIARHLEEPRVEDDYFDVTNAIFFKIVLRMIGLGYTPISIDHFLVMIAHAYNPEDKNSHRCVAEMCSALIDSLKFTEGEEVINKKVTLLVGIFSDVLQNSIAHDNIEYWRSFVWWTSIYIDYRRAWQVEKLLNEIRVRTDAYSTSVRESSRLSLLRKSISTIGWYYQHNVDEIIDNLWDNITHPLQGVRDEVAKTLGGIYVTRYHESFETVSQFLKANYDSGSVGLLCYEMPDDLSSRIVKAFNKLETLRLEREALSSRGTSQYVVVAKTLSLFLESLFRKSYAVSLIPLFPKTIIPALLNFLNVRDEEEVMLSAVSLFKLLGNIPCPVQYIQLMVDMIVDIGTKATTWHQRISILSYLQAFFFRHLFKMNEHQRSFLINSVTDMLVDVQLEVRELAAETLSGLLRCSPIAEQDRLIASLQQHCTILLNETKSWKNLRRTPTASLAVTPIPSRPGTPVSRTGVPLNEYQTAMVKRHSAVLGLGALVKAFPYQSPPPKWIPEVMQVLAVKAANDPGMVGKSVKLILGDFKKTRQDTWHIDSKVFTSEQLEDLEGVLWRNYFI is encoded by the coding sequence ATGTGGtcactgctgccaagatCATCTTTGTATGATTTCCAGTCTCTGGATTTAGTGGCGACGTTGGTTTCAGACTCGATATCGTCGAAATTAGTCAGTTTTGATAAGTACGGAATTTTGACCCCTGAACAGCTGTCGATTGTGTTTAGCGCTATTTTGCGCATGCTTGAAGTACCGGTATCGTATGTTGGCTCGCCGTACGTTCAGTCAAATGAGACTGTAAGCGTTAAATCCGATAGAGACAAAAAGAACAGATGCGCGAGGCCAATTGCGAATCTCATCGTATATTCGCTATCGGCAGAAAGTGGTTTAGAGCCAGACGGTATTTTAGATAAGTTGGAAAGTTTGATGCACGCGGTAGAGACGTTTGTGCACCCATCTAACCAGGGAGCATGGACGCGAAATATAATGCAGACTATTGCAGCCATGGTAGAGATATTTTTACTGAGATGGAATGTGCAGTCGTCAGACACAGTGGATTGTGAAGGCAACCCCTACAAGGAGTCAGTGATTCCTGCCGAGCGTCATTTGACTGATAAAGTCAAGGACAGATTTGTCAGGATTTTAAGAAATGCCACATTTCTGGGAATCCATGCCAAGAGTACCACTGTTGTAGCCAGTTCATTAGAAGCTTTACAGGGTCTTGCATATCTATCTCCAGATTTGATTATCCCTAGACTGCTCGGTGAGGTGTATCCGTCATTGCAAGGATTGGTTGAGACGCATCGAACAATGTCCTCGCTTAAGGCATTGACCGTATTGGCAAGAAAAATCTCCCAAGTGCCAAAATATGCTTTACACATTACAACACTGCTGGGTCTAGCTGTCCCTGGCATAGACGCTAATGATTTATCCAAGACATTGCATTCGCTGTCATTTATTCAGGCAGTAGCTTTGAACGTGCCATTCTACGATATTAGCGAGAATATGGGATCTGGATTGGCCATGGAAACTATCGCAGGATCAATCTCTTATCTGGAAGAACATGGTAAGCTACCTGAAATACCTGAAGAGATGATTCCGCAAGTGCTTAAATCTTCAACTGCATCCTTTGACGAGTTTGTAATCATGGTATTCGATAGAATCTTTGCAATGCTAGAAAACTTGCCAGATAATTCTGGGACCGGATCAGGTTCTGCTAAAGCGGCCCGTGATTCACCAGAGGCTCAGGTGTCCAATGCATTACCACCTGCAGTTACTGCTATATTAGGAGCAGTTTCTCCAAATCTGTTCAAGCGGATTGTCAATCACGTAGTCGACTTTGTAGAGCATAATGTGATTCACCATGCTGCCGACCCAGTTGCGCATATTTGCGGTTGCTTAATCAAGGTGAATCCAGAGGTAGCATTTCCTAAAATGTTCAATATGCTGTACTATAAGATCAAGGAGGAGATTGAAGAGAACGGAGCTGGATCTACTCGAAGTGGCTCGGAGATTCTTCCTCGTGATAGAGCTTTAATCTGGTATCTGTCAGCGCTGAATATGGTGCTGGCACATGCATTTGCTGAGGCGTTTGTATTTAAAGATCAGATCATGGAACTGACCTTGTATCTGCGTGAGCATTGCAAAGGAGCTATTGTATTCCATGTTTCCAATGCCATCCATCATACTTTAATGACTTTGACTACGACGACATCAAACGACTACAGCTTGGTTCCTGAAGGAGATCCGGTGGGTCTTGGAGATTGGGGTGCTAAAGCGGATACCAAAAATCTAAAATTGAAATGGCATGTACCGTCGAGAAATGAGATTGAGTTTGCGGTTGACCTCTATTCGAAGCATTGTCAGGTATCAACAGATGCTCTTAAACTTGTGGTGAATCAGCAGGGTGCAGAGAAGAAATATTCGCCAACTGAATTATCTGACCTGATAGCAAATAACATTACGTATATTCGTACTGCCACTTCAGGTGTTGCTTTGCTCTTTGACCCAAAGTATGGCGAAAAGTCTGGATTGAATGAGAATGTTGGCGACTCTGAATATGAAGAAAGCGTTTCACAAGAAAtggattctgattctgatgcGTCTAGCTTCGACGAGGAAGATGAGCTAATGAACAACAATTTGATTGCAGTGGATGACgatcttgattttgaggGAGAAATTGTGGACCTCAAAAAGTTCCGTGAGTATCCAGTAAACTATTTCTTTGATAAGCATACCAAGGCTGATGATCCTTTATATCGTCGTATCCATGAACTACGACTTGACCTTGGAAAGTTCTTGCACGAAATACATACCTACTTAAGCAAGAATAGAGAGAATGATATTGCATCTTTCAAAGCATTGCTCTTTGCTACAAAAGTATGGTTTTCTGATGTTGGAATGGAACGGTCTGCTAAGACCCTTGACTCGCTACTGGCACTTTACAGCTATGAAACAAAGCATTTCCGTATTCCAGGATTAAGAAAGGACTACCCTCGCCCTCTCTTGAGTAGACGAGCATACTTGTACCACTACGAAAGACTTGCTCACAATGTTGGGCTCAGAAAGATGTCCGATCTTGATAAGACGCTTTTGTTTGACAGTGTTAGATCTAGTATGTCGATTTATTCCGATGTTCGTAGAAATGGACAGTCGTCTTTAGAATCAGCAGTTAAAATTTTGATAGGATCACGCTCACAAGTATACCCATTTGTTCTTCGTGAGTTGAATACTGCGTTGAAATGCCAGGAGTATACTAAGGCAGAGAGTGCAGTGAGACTTCTCAATCTACGAGTTATGCAATCGTCGATTAAGAAGGACTTTAAGCATATGGTTCCTTTTATTGAGTATATCAAGCTGGCCATGCAAGCGGATTACCCCAATCTCAATGCAGTTGCTACCTCACTGTACAATTACTTTGCCACTAATATCAGACTGCCATTGGATGTTATTAGCATAGATATGTCGTCTGTAGATGTTCTCAAACCTGCTGAGCCAGAAACAGTCATTAATGGCGAGTACAGATCTGTCGCGGAAAGGATCGAGCAGCTCAAagccaaaaagaaagacaAGCGTGCAAAGGCCGAAAAGGAAATGAATCATTTAATCGACTATCTTGCCGGGGGCAAAGAAAGTAAAGACCAACATTGGAAGCTCACTGCTGTCAATGGTGGATTATTCACTGCTATTTGCTCGTCTCCACAGATGCCAATTGATGCGAGAGTACTTATTCAACTTGGAAATGGCGCAATGAGCCCTCATCCTGGAATTAAAGCTATTTGTATGCACGGATTGTTTATGATTTCCAGTAAATTATTCAACCTGGCAAGCAGTGGTTATGACTATAATCGATTCCTACTGAATTGTGATGAAGACAACATTCTGTCTGATAACGGTATGATTGTAGATAGCTCAGTGCCTGATTTCCAAGCTAAATTCGTTGCGGAGCTAGAAAATTTTGAGAACCCAACTTACTTTTTGGATAAGGGCAATGCTAACTATGGCTGGCTTGTGTGGCCTAAGAAGTTTGAAGCTGATAAAGCTGCGTATAAAGACACTCTCAAGTTtagtgaagaagacgagaaAGCTATTCGGGAGTTTGCCTTGATCATGACACCCGAATGGATCGCTGCGGTCATTGCAAGGCATTTAGAAGAACCTCGAGTCGAAGATGATTATTTCGATGTCACGAAtgctatttttttcaagatTGTGCTTCGTATGATTGGCTTAGGCTATACTCCAATCAGCATAGATCACTTTTTAGTTATGATTGCTCATGCTTACAACCCCGAAGATAAAAATTCTCACCGATGTGTGGCAGAGATGTGCTCTGCTCTCATTGACTCGCTGAAGTTTACCGAGGGAGAAGAagtcatcaacaaaaaagtaACTTTGCTAGTGGGAATATTCTCTGATGTTCTTCAAAACAGTATTGCTCATGACAACATTGAATATTGGAGATCGTTTGTTTGGTGGACATCAATTTATATCGACTATCGTCGTGCTTGGCAGGTTGAGAAGCTCCTAAACGAGATTCGCGTCAGAACAGATGCATATAGTACCAGCGTCAGAGAGAGCTCTCGGCTAAGCCTATTGAGGAAGTCGATTAGTACAATTGGATGGTACTACCAGCACAATGTAGACGAGATTATCGATAACTTGTGGGATAATATCACACATCCTCTGCAGGGAGTACGAGATGAGGTGGCCAAGACTTTGGGTGGAATCTATGTTACGAGATATCATGAGTCATTTGAAACAGTGAGCCAGTTTTTGAAGGCTAACTACGATAGTGGCTCAGTAGGATTGCTATGCTACGAGATGCCAGATGACTTATCCAGTCGAATTGTTAAGGCATTTAACAAGCTTGAGACACTCCGTTTGGAACGTGAAGCTTTGAGCAGTAGAGGAACATCTCAGTATGTTGTGGTTGCCAAAACGCTCTCGTTGTTTTTGGAAAGTTTATTCCGTAAATCATATGCCGTGTCATTAATCCCCCTGTTTCCTAAGACCATCATCCCTGCGTTATTAAATTTCCTTAATGTCagagatgaagaggaggtAATGCTCTCGGCAGTGTCGTTGTTCAAACTGCTTGGCAACATCCCTTGTCCTGTGCAGTACATTCAACTGATGGTGGATATGATAGTGGATATTGGTACTAAAGCCACAACTTGGCATCAAAGAATCAGTATTCTTTCATATTTGCaagccttcttcttcagacATTTATTCAAGATGAACGAACATCAGAGATCGTTCTTGATCAACTCTGTGACAGATATGCTGGTTGACGTGCAATTAGAAGTCCGTGAGCTGGCTGCTGAGACCCTTTCTGGCCTGCTTCGCTGCTCTCCAATTGCCGAGCAGGACAGGCTTATAGCCAGTCTTCAACAGCACTGTACTATCCTGTTAAACGAAACCAAATCATGGAAGAATTTACGTCGTACACCCACCGCAAGTCTTGCAGTCACGCCCATACCCAGTCGCCCTGGAACACCAGTCTCCAGAACTGGCGTTCCTTTAAATGAGTACCAAACCGCTATGGTCAAGCGCCATTCTGCAGTACTGGGTCTAGGAGCCCTAGTCAAGGCATTCCCGTACCAGAgtccaccaccaaaatGGATCCCAGAAGTGATGCAAGTGCTGGCAGTCAAGGCCGCAAATGACCCTGGCATGGTTGGCAAGAGTGTCAAGCTCATCCTCGGCGATTTCAAGAAAACGCGTCAAGATACCTGGCACATCGACTCCAAGGTCTTCACGAGCGAGCAACTCGAAGACCTCGAAGGTGTGCTGTGGCGCAACTACTTCATCTAG